Proteins found in one Sphingomonas sp. SORGH_AS_0879 genomic segment:
- a CDS encoding ribonuclease T, translated as MKTTLIALAMLAVPQLAGAQTLQCSAPMATQSIRPDLPSRSQPVRVLPIGGYTLAITWSPQYCRDPKGDSRFQCGSGNRFGFTLHGLWPDGVGKDWPQYCRPTAILPQPVVRRHICATPSAQLMQHEWAKHGTCMAGYSPSRYFTQSNGLYHRLRFPDMNALSRRSALTAGDLASAVAAANRGMTADMMRVTATRDGWLDEIWICLNKAFRYARCPVHQGGLSPSAPIKIWRGAR; from the coding sequence ATGAAGACGACCCTGATCGCGCTGGCGATGCTGGCGGTACCGCAACTGGCGGGCGCGCAGACGCTGCAATGCTCCGCCCCGATGGCCACGCAGAGCATCCGCCCCGATCTGCCCAGCCGCAGCCAGCCGGTGCGTGTCCTGCCCATCGGCGGCTATACGCTGGCCATCACCTGGAGCCCGCAATATTGCCGCGACCCCAAGGGGGACAGCCGTTTCCAGTGCGGATCGGGCAATCGCTTCGGCTTCACCCTGCACGGGCTTTGGCCCGATGGGGTGGGCAAGGATTGGCCGCAATATTGCCGCCCGACCGCGATCCTGCCCCAGCCGGTCGTGCGCCGTCACATCTGCGCCACCCCCTCCGCCCAGCTCATGCAGCATGAATGGGCCAAGCACGGCACCTGCATGGCGGGCTATAGCCCATCGCGCTATTTCACCCAGTCGAACGGCTTGTACCACCGCCTGCGCTTCCCCGACATGAATGCGCTGTCACGCCGTAGCGCGCTGACCGCAGGCGATCTGGCGAGTGCGGTGGCGGCGGCGAACCGGGGCATGACCGCCGACATGATGCGCGTGACCGCGACCCGCGACGGCTGGCTGGACGAAATCTGGATCTGCCTCAACAAGGCGTTCCGCTATGCCCGCTGCCCGGTCCATCAGGGCGGATTGTCGCCCAGCGCGCCGATCAAGATCTGGCGCGGGGCACGCTGA
- a CDS encoding M56 family metallopeptidase, with product MSGATLGWAVEAMIASTLLMALVLLARRHVREAFGPQIAYALWALPLLRLLLPRMPHQVSEQATPPLSAMGETLNAYVVVPMATQLPAPIATSSVWPSLGQGIALFWIVGAAGFLAFQLLRHWRFRSRLLATAEPLEAVDGVHVVASDGAPGPLAFGIWRRYVAFPRDFAERYDADERDLALAHELGHHARGDLIANWIALGVLALHWFNPIAWRAFHAFRADQELANDARVLKGRSRADRHVYACAIVKAAHGRALSGACHLHTIDDLKGRLKMLTTSPTSRRQLALGAATVSLLVLGGLGMTASGTPAAAALTKKVERTIGVDLTTPALPAAPEAPEQAESPEPPEAPEALVTPSTVASPGVAAPAAPAAPAKRAVAAAPLDPMAPMTPMVPETPQVAETDGMRVVTTRNGRRFRIVTTDGRVAMGPMPLVRSGTCGTAGSDTRTSYVTTNGRTKQQVTVICTDRIEKMARQASLSALSAQRTAQVNMRIALASIENARASIIRDRNLSEDARRDALNGLNEATAELKAEMANRADD from the coding sequence GTGAGCGGCGCGACGTTGGGCTGGGCGGTGGAGGCCATGATCGCCTCCACCCTGCTCATGGCGCTGGTCCTGCTGGCCCGGCGTCATGTCCGTGAGGCCTTCGGGCCACAGATCGCCTATGCGCTCTGGGCGCTGCCGCTGCTCCGGCTGTTGCTGCCCCGGATGCCGCATCAGGTGTCGGAGCAGGCGACGCCGCCGCTCTCGGCGATGGGCGAGACGCTGAACGCCTATGTCGTCGTGCCGATGGCGACCCAGCTTCCCGCACCGATCGCGACCTCCAGCGTCTGGCCCAGCCTGGGGCAGGGGATCGCGCTGTTCTGGATCGTCGGGGCCGCCGGGTTCCTGGCATTTCAGCTTCTCCGCCACTGGCGCTTCCGCAGCCGGTTGCTTGCGACGGCCGAGCCGCTGGAGGCAGTGGACGGCGTCCATGTGGTGGCCAGCGACGGTGCACCGGGGCCGCTCGCCTTCGGGATCTGGCGCCGTTACGTTGCCTTCCCGCGCGATTTCGCCGAGCGCTACGACGCCGACGAGCGCGACCTGGCGCTGGCGCATGAGCTGGGCCACCATGCGCGCGGCGACCTGATCGCCAACTGGATCGCGCTCGGCGTACTGGCGCTCCACTGGTTCAACCCGATCGCCTGGCGCGCCTTCCATGCGTTTCGCGCCGATCAGGAACTTGCCAATGACGCCCGCGTGCTGAAGGGCCGCAGCCGCGCCGACCGGCATGTCTATGCCTGCGCGATCGTCAAGGCCGCGCATGGCCGGGCGCTGTCGGGCGCATGCCATCTCCACACCATCGATGATCTGAAAGGGAGGCTGAAGATGTTGACCACTTCTCCGACATCGCGTCGTCAATTGGCGCTGGGCGCGGCGACCGTGTCGTTGCTGGTGCTGGGCGGGCTGGGGATGACGGCGTCGGGTACTCCGGCGGCGGCGGCGCTGACCAAGAAGGTCGAACGGACGATCGGCGTCGACCTGACCACACCCGCCTTGCCCGCAGCGCCCGAAGCGCCCGAACAGGCCGAATCGCCCGAACCCCCTGAAGCGCCCGAAGCCCTTGTCACGCCGTCGACGGTGGCATCACCCGGCGTCGCCGCACCCGCCGCACCCGCCGCACCCGCCAAGCGGGCGGTCGCGGCGGCACCGCTGGACCCGATGGCCCCCATGACGCCGATGGTCCCGGAAACGCCGCAAGTCGCGGAAACGGACGGGATGCGTGTCGTCACCACCCGCAACGGTCGCCGTTTCCGGATCGTGACCACCGACGGTCGCGTCGCCATGGGCCCCATGCCGCTGGTCCGGTCGGGCACGTGCGGCACCGCCGGCAGCGATACGCGGACGAGTTATGTCACGACCAATGGCCGGACGAAGCAGCAGGTGACCGTCATCTGCACCGACCGGATCGAAAAGATGGCACGCCAGGCGTCCTTGTCCGCCCTGAGCGCCCAGCGCACGGCGCAGGTGAACATGCGGATCGCGCTGGCCAGCATCGAAAATGCCCGCGCCTCGATCATCCGCGACCGCAACCTGTCCGAGGATGCTCGCCGCGACGCGCTGAATGGCCTGAACGAGGCGACCGCCGAACTGAAGGCCGAGATGGCGAACCGCGCCGACGATTGA
- a CDS encoding DUF4112 domain-containing protein, with amino-acid sequence MANASRIDPGAFDVLPLDKGIAASRRRIEAMEAMLERVVVLPGINRPIGLDVVLGLVPVVGDIAAAALGSYIIWEARNLGLSKFQMLRMMGNVGFDAVLGFVPLIGDAADVLFRSNTRNLRIIRKHLDKHHPSTVTVEG; translated from the coding sequence ATGGCCAACGCATCCCGTATCGATCCCGGCGCCTTCGACGTGCTTCCTCTCGACAAGGGGATCGCCGCCAGCCGTCGCCGGATCGAGGCGATGGAGGCCATGCTGGAGCGCGTGGTCGTGCTGCCCGGCATCAACCGCCCGATCGGGCTGGACGTGGTGCTGGGGCTGGTCCCCGTCGTCGGCGATATCGCCGCCGCCGCGCTGGGCAGCTATATCATCTGGGAGGCGCGCAATCTGGGCCTGTCGAAGTTCCAGATGCTGCGGATGATGGGCAATGTCGGCTTCGACGCGGTGCTGGGCTTCGTGCCGCTGATCGGCGATGCGGCGGACGTGCTGTTCCGGTCCAACACCCGGAACCTGCGGATCATCCGCAAGCATCTCGACAAGCATCACCCCTCCACCGTGACGGTGGAGGGATAA
- a CDS encoding BlaI/MecI/CopY family transcriptional regulator: MAERISDAEHAVMEVLWEDAPLTAQDVAERVDPERGWTTNTVKTLLGRLLAKEAIAHEEQGRRYLYRPLVARDDYVVGESRRLIDRLFGGRLTPLVAHLAERDELTAQDISEIEALLKELKA, encoded by the coding sequence ATGGCCGAGCGTATCAGCGATGCCGAACACGCGGTGATGGAGGTCCTGTGGGAGGACGCTCCACTGACCGCGCAGGACGTGGCGGAGAGGGTCGATCCCGAACGCGGTTGGACGACCAATACGGTCAAGACGCTGCTCGGCCGCCTGCTCGCCAAGGAAGCGATCGCGCATGAGGAACAGGGGCGGCGCTATCTCTATCGCCCGCTGGTCGCGCGCGACGATTATGTCGTCGGCGAATCCCGTCGCCTGATCGACCGGCTGTTCGGTGGTCGCCTGACCCCGCTGGTCGCGCATCTGGCCGAGCGGGACGAACTGACCGCGCAGGATATTTCCGAGATCGAGGCCCTGCTCAAGGAACTGAAGGCGTGA
- the nadC gene encoding carboxylating nicotinate-nucleotide diphosphorylase, with protein MIDGFDLDAFVTATLAEDLGPGGDITSAAVIPAEARFIGTMASRDAITVAGLPIAEAFFRRLDPDVVIERLVEDGASVAPGTALLRLSGKARAMLTAERSALNTVQHLSGIATMTAAYVAAIEGTGATLLDTRKTIPGLRLIEKYATRMGGAQNHRMGLWDAAMIKDNHVAVAGGIGPAVTAARDAGIARIIVEVDHLDQIEPALAAGATHLLLDNMGPAQLAEGVALVAGRVPTEASGGVRLDTIRALAETGVTYISVGRLTQSAPAADIGLDFAAA; from the coding sequence ATGATCGACGGGTTCGACCTCGACGCTTTCGTGACGGCGACGCTGGCCGAGGATCTGGGGCCGGGGGGCGACATCACCTCCGCCGCCGTGATCCCGGCCGAGGCGCGCTTCATCGGCACCATGGCCAGCCGTGACGCGATCACCGTCGCCGGGCTGCCCATTGCCGAGGCGTTCTTTCGCCGCCTCGACCCGGATGTGGTGATCGAGCGGCTGGTCGAGGACGGGGCGAGCGTCGCACCGGGCACCGCGTTGCTCCGCCTGTCGGGCAAGGCACGGGCGATGCTGACCGCCGAGCGTTCTGCGCTCAACACCGTCCAGCACCTGTCGGGCATCGCGACGATGACGGCGGCCTATGTCGCCGCGATCGAGGGGACCGGCGCGACGCTGCTCGATACCCGCAAGACGATCCCCGGCCTTCGCCTGATCGAGAAATACGCGACCCGCATGGGTGGCGCGCAGAACCATCGCATGGGCCTGTGGGATGCGGCGATGATCAAGGACAATCACGTCGCGGTCGCGGGCGGGATCGGTCCGGCGGTGACGGCCGCCAGGGATGCGGGGATCGCCCGGATCATCGTCGAGGTCGACCATCTCGACCAGATCGAGCCCGCGCTGGCGGCGGGGGCGACTCATTTGCTGCTCGACAATATGGGCCCGGCGCAATTGGCGGAGGGTGTCGCGCTGGTCGCCGGGCGCGTGCCGACCGAGGCATCGGGTGGCGTCCGGCTGGACACCATCCGCGCGCTGGCGGAAACCGGCGTGACCTATATCAGCGTGGGCCGCTTGACCCAGTCGGCCCCGGCGGCGGATATCGGACTGGATTTCGCCGCCGCCTGA
- a CDS encoding ABC transporter substrate-binding protein gives MALAVALLSVGGCNRQADTGAVTVSAVHGRSGGVSGPGRSGFADGDTSHRLLRDSLAQGLVRFDANGQIEPGLAERWIVIDDGGSFIFRLREAKWDDGSPVTAEQIVPILRRLASPRSGNPLAPFLTAIDEIVVMTPQVIEVRLSRPRPDLLKLFAQPEMAIIDRTRHGTGPFRIIRAGPPPLLRPIPDPRRAEPDDDAAPAPEDDVRLISESPARAILRFAQGGSDLMLGGRFAEWPLLDGAQINPAAVRIDPAAGLFGLSIANRQGFLADPANRQALSSAFDRAALLSAVAANWEAIDRLLPDALDSDAPPQIPGWALLTLDERRAGARARVAAWGQPVRLRIALPDGPGANLLYGQIGATLLRIGITPERVASDAPADLRLIDAVAPFDSARWYIATACAPCGEAAQAAIEQARLAPTLAERSRAIALADAALNADTPFIPLARPLRWSLVANRLRQYQANSRAWHPLNHLRGTPN, from the coding sequence ATGGCTCTGGCCGTCGCGCTTCTGTCCGTCGGCGGCTGTAACCGCCAGGCCGATACCGGAGCGGTGACCGTCAGTGCGGTTCACGGGCGAAGCGGCGGCGTATCAGGCCCCGGCCGATCCGGCTTCGCCGATGGCGATACATCGCATCGCCTGTTGCGGGATTCGCTGGCGCAGGGGCTGGTCCGGTTCGATGCCAATGGACAGATCGAGCCGGGACTGGCCGAACGCTGGATAGTCATCGATGACGGCGGCAGCTTCATCTTCCGCCTGCGCGAGGCGAAGTGGGATGATGGCAGCCCCGTCACCGCCGAGCAAATCGTGCCGATCCTCCGCCGCCTCGCCTCTCCGCGATCCGGCAATCCGCTCGCGCCGTTCCTGACCGCGATAGACGAGATCGTCGTGATGACCCCGCAGGTCATCGAGGTGCGACTGTCACGGCCCCGTCCCGACCTGCTCAAGCTGTTCGCCCAGCCCGAAATGGCGATCATCGATCGGACGCGGCATGGCACGGGACCGTTCCGGATCATCCGCGCCGGGCCGCCGCCGCTGCTTCGCCCCATTCCCGATCCCCGGCGTGCCGAGCCCGACGACGATGCTGCACCGGCGCCCGAGGACGATGTCCGCCTGATCTCCGAGAGTCCGGCCCGCGCGATCCTGCGTTTTGCCCAGGGTGGGTCGGACCTGATGCTGGGGGGGCGGTTCGCGGAATGGCCGTTGCTGGACGGCGCACAGATCAACCCCGCCGCCGTCCGAATCGATCCTGCCGCCGGGCTGTTCGGACTGTCCATCGCCAATCGCCAAGGCTTTCTGGCCGATCCCGCCAATCGCCAGGCCCTGTCATCGGCATTCGACCGGGCGGCATTGCTGTCGGCGGTGGCGGCCAATTGGGAGGCGATCGACCGATTGCTACCCGATGCGCTGGATTCGGATGCTCCGCCGCAAATCCCAGGCTGGGCGCTGCTGACGCTGGACGAACGGCGCGCGGGTGCACGCGCCCGGGTCGCGGCATGGGGACAGCCGGTCAGGCTGCGGATCGCACTACCCGACGGGCCCGGCGCGAACCTGCTCTACGGACAGATCGGCGCGACCCTGCTGCGCATCGGCATCACGCCGGAACGGGTGGCGAGCGACGCGCCCGCCGATCTGCGGCTGATCGATGCGGTCGCGCCCTTCGACAGCGCCCGCTGGTATATCGCCACCGCCTGCGCGCCCTGTGGCGAGGCGGCCCAGGCGGCGATCGAGCAGGCGCGGCTCGCTCCCACGCTGGCGGAGCGGAGCCGGGCCATCGCCCTTGCCGATGCCGCATTGAACGCCGACACGCCCTTCATTCCGCTGGCCCGCCCGCTGCGCTGGTCGCTCGTCGCCAATCGCTTGCGGCAATATCAGGCCAATAGTCGCGCATGGCATCCATTGAACCATCTGCGGGGCACCCCCAACTGA
- a CDS encoding DUF4230 domain-containing protein gives MDERGVTSPDPTTPSRGGVGLLLTKVAGVLVLLVLAGLIAIWGVQRYIADRLTPDPTTIARASLDGLREQNRLSAFAARYVAVVTSRQSQLGFSTERTLIMPGMVRYEVDLGKLRQQDVRWDAGNRTLSVTLPPVEVDGPQVDLAAIREYGSGGVLTTFTDAEQRLDAANRTAGQVELMRQARAPSPMKLARDATRRAVERSFAMPLRAAGVDATVKVHFSDESPNDEHWDTTRTVQEVLDNAG, from the coding sequence ATGGACGAGCGCGGCGTGACCTCCCCCGACCCCACGACTCCGTCACGCGGCGGTGTCGGCCTGCTCCTGACCAAGGTGGCCGGCGTGCTGGTGCTGCTGGTCCTGGCGGGCCTGATCGCCATATGGGGCGTGCAGCGCTATATCGCCGACCGGCTGACCCCCGATCCGACGACGATCGCGCGGGCCAGCCTGGACGGACTTCGCGAGCAGAACCGGCTGTCCGCCTTCGCCGCGCGCTATGTCGCGGTCGTCACCTCGCGCCAGTCGCAACTGGGCTTTTCGACCGAGCGGACGCTGATCATGCCGGGCATGGTCCGTTATGAGGTCGATCTGGGCAAGCTGCGCCAGCAGGACGTCCGCTGGGATGCGGGGAACCGCACCCTGTCGGTGACGCTGCCGCCGGTGGAGGTCGACGGGCCGCAGGTCGATCTGGCGGCGATCCGCGAATATGGCTCGGGCGGGGTGCTGACCACCTTTACCGATGCCGAGCAGCGGCTGGACGCCGCCAATCGCACTGCCGGACAGGTCGAGTTGATGCGCCAGGCCCGCGCGCCTTCGCCGATGAAGCTGGCGCGCGATGCGACCCGCCGCGCGGTGGAGCGGAGCTTTGCCATGCCGCTACGCGCCGCCGGGGTGGATGCGACCGTGAAGGTGCACTTTTCCGACGAGTCGCCCAACGACGAACATTGGGACACCACCCGCACGGTGCAGGAGGTTCTGGACAACGCGGGTTAA
- a CDS encoding MBL fold metallo-hydrolase, whose product MAEHPTGIPIQLEPLVSRVLAPNASPFTYTGTQTHIVGDRDVAVIDPGPDDPAHLDALLRAIGGRRVEAIVITHHHRDHSPAARPLAKATGAPIVGAAPFAPDYDGGRSDAAFDRDYAPDHVLAEGEGVSGDGWTLTAIATPGHTSNHLAFALPETRALFSGDHVMGWSTSIVSPPDGDMADYMASLEKLMERDDRVYYPGHGEAVDNPQRLVRGMLGHRKQREGQILRLLRQGDDLTIAAMTARMYVGLNPRLLPAAERSVMAHLYDLRTRGLVREEGASWTSAA is encoded by the coding sequence ATGGCTGAGCACCCGACCGGCATTCCGATCCAGCTTGAGCCGCTGGTTTCCCGCGTGCTCGCTCCCAATGCCTCGCCCTTCACCTATACGGGGACGCAGACGCATATCGTCGGCGACCGTGACGTCGCGGTGATCGATCCGGGGCCCGACGATCCCGCCCATCTCGACGCGCTGCTGCGCGCGATCGGCGGACGCCGCGTGGAAGCGATCGTGATAACCCATCACCACCGCGACCATAGCCCGGCCGCCCGCCCGCTGGCGAAGGCGACCGGCGCGCCGATCGTCGGCGCGGCCCCCTTCGCGCCGGATTATGATGGCGGGCGGTCCGACGCGGCGTTCGACCGGGACTATGCGCCCGACCATGTGCTGGCGGAGGGGGAGGGCGTGTCCGGCGATGGGTGGACGCTCACCGCCATCGCGACGCCGGGCCATACCTCCAACCATCTGGCCTTCGCGTTGCCCGAGACCAGGGCGCTGTTTTCCGGCGATCATGTCATGGGCTGGTCGACCAGCATCGTCTCGCCCCCCGATGGCGACATGGCCGATTATATGGCGAGCCTCGAAAAGCTGATGGAGCGCGACGACCGCGTCTATTATCCCGGACACGGCGAGGCGGTCGACAATCCGCAGCGGCTGGTGCGCGGGATGCTGGGCCATCGCAAGCAGCGCGAGGGGCAGATTCTGCGTCTGCTGCGCCAGGGCGACGACCTGACCATCGCGGCGATGACCGCGCGTATGTATGTCGGGCTGAACCCCAGGCTGCTTCCGGCGGCGGAACGCTCGGTCATGGCGCATCTCTACGACCTGCGCACACGCGGGCTGGTCCGCGAGGAAGGAGCATCATGGACGAGCGCGGCGTGA
- the nadA gene encoding quinolinate synthase NadA: protein MTIQTNLTGLDLRAEIDRLRKERNAVILAHYYQKPEIQDLADFVGDSLDLSRKAQATDADVIAFCGVRFMAETAKILSPDKIVVLPDMAAGCSLEDSCPPEQFAEFRAQHPDHIALTYINCSTEVKALSDIIVTSSSAEQILSQIDPDQKIIFGPDRNLGGYLARKTGREMLLWPGVCIVHEAFSETELLKLRAQYPDAPIAAHPECPAVILDHADYVGSTRGILEFAQTVTGDTLIVATEPHIIHQMQKAMPGKSFIGAPGADGNCNCNICPYMALNTMEKLYLALRDLTPRVEIEEGLRLQAKKSLDAMLTLASGTVGRGDLGPVRAG, encoded by the coding sequence ATGACCATCCAGACGAATCTGACGGGCCTCGACCTGCGCGCCGAGATCGACCGCCTCCGCAAGGAACGCAACGCCGTCATCCTCGCCCATTATTATCAGAAGCCCGAGATTCAGGACCTGGCCGATTTCGTCGGCGACAGCCTGGACCTCAGCCGTAAGGCGCAGGCGACCGATGCGGACGTCATCGCCTTTTGCGGGGTGCGCTTCATGGCGGAGACGGCCAAGATCCTGTCGCCCGACAAGATCGTGGTCCTGCCCGACATGGCCGCCGGGTGCAGCCTGGAGGATAGCTGTCCCCCCGAGCAGTTCGCCGAGTTCCGCGCCCAGCACCCGGACCATATCGCGCTGACCTATATCAACTGCTCGACCGAGGTGAAGGCGCTCTCCGACATCATCGTGACGTCATCCTCTGCCGAGCAGATCCTGTCGCAGATCGATCCCGATCAGAAGATCATCTTCGGCCCCGACCGCAATCTCGGCGGCTATCTGGCGCGCAAGACCGGGCGCGAGATGCTGCTCTGGCCGGGCGTGTGCATCGTGCACGAGGCGTTCAGCGAGACCGAACTGCTCAAGCTGCGTGCCCAGTATCCCGATGCGCCGATCGCCGCGCATCCCGAATGTCCCGCCGTCATCCTCGACCATGCCGATTATGTCGGATCGACGCGCGGCATCCTGGAATTCGCGCAAACCGTGACCGGTGACACGCTGATCGTCGCGACCGAGCCGCACATCATCCACCAGATGCAGAAGGCGATGCCGGGCAAGAGCTTCATCGGCGCGCCGGGCGCGGACGGCAACTGCAACTGCAATATCTGCCCGTACATGGCGTTGAACACGATGGAGAAGCTGTATCTGGCGCTCCGCGACCTGACCCCGCGCGTCGAGATCGAGGAAGGGCTGCGGCTCCAGGCCAAGAAGAGCCTGGACGCGATGCTGACGCTCGCCAGCGGCACGGTGGGCCGGGGCGATCTGGGTCCGGTCCGCGCGGGATGA